Proteins encoded within one genomic window of Amorphus orientalis:
- the pdeM gene encoding ligase-associated DNA damage response endonuclease PdeM, whose translation MTAAAPLTTVRTHRLVEIGGMAAVLDPSGAAYWPDQDTLVVADLHLEKASSFARRRTFLPPYDSDITLARLARVIADYAPARVIALGDSFHDRSAGERLPASAQEVLAGLIEGREWVWVTGNHDPAPPTDWGGTVTPEIEIGGVVFRHEPEADPATNEIAGHLHPVARVTGRGRSVRCRCFVGCGRRAVMPAFGALTGGLDIRSAPFDRLWPSRREVRTFAIGRDQVYALGRAPA comes from the coding sequence ATGACCGCGGCGGCGCCGCTCACCACCGTCCGGACCCATCGTCTCGTCGAGATCGGCGGGATGGCGGCCGTGCTCGATCCCTCGGGCGCGGCCTACTGGCCGGACCAGGACACGCTGGTGGTCGCCGACCTGCATCTGGAGAAGGCGAGTTCGTTCGCGCGCCGGCGGACCTTCCTGCCGCCCTATGACAGCGACATCACGCTGGCCCGGCTGGCGCGGGTGATCGCGGACTACGCTCCGGCCCGGGTGATCGCGCTCGGCGATTCCTTCCACGATCGCAGCGCCGGCGAACGGCTTCCGGCCTCCGCCCAGGAGGTGCTGGCCGGGCTGATCGAAGGGCGGGAGTGGGTCTGGGTGACCGGGAACCACGATCCGGCGCCGCCGACCGACTGGGGCGGGACGGTTACCCCGGAAATCGAGATCGGCGGGGTGGTCTTCCGCCACGAACCGGAAGCCGATCCGGCGACCAACGAGATCGCCGGCCACCTTCATCCGGTGGCCCGGGTGACCGGCCGCGGCCGCTCGGTGCGCTGCCGCTGCTTCGTGGGGTGCGGCCGGCGGGCGGTGATGCCGGCCTTCGGCGCGCTGACGGGCGGCCTCGACATCCGCTCCGCCCCGTTCGACCGGCTGTGGCCGTCCCGGCGCGAGGTCCGGACCTTCGCGATCGGCAGGGACCAGGTCTATGCGCTGGGACGCGCGCCGGCCTGA
- a CDS encoding ABC1 kinase family protein: MATDGRSDSERNRFSGRAARYARVGTGMSGVAAKMIGARFFGMDLERGEHAGELAAALGNLKGPLMKVAQLLSTIPDALPPEYAAELSTLQSDAPPMGWAFVKRRMAAELGADWKSKFASFEHEPAAAASLGQVHRAVSHEGTRLACKLQYPDMDSAVEADLKQLSWIFSIHRRMRPALDTSQIAEEIGERLREELDYKREARSARLYKSVLSEEPGINVPDVHDELSTRRLLTLTWLDGRRLLEFRDHSLEDRNRLAETLFRAWWRPFARVGVIHGDPHLGNYSVYEEEGRPAGINLLDYGCIRIFPPAFISGVLELYHGLANDDRDRIVAAYERWGFKGLSNDLIDVLNIWARFIYGPLLDDRVRTIADGTKPGDYGRREAFSVHQALKEKGPVTVPREFVFMDRAAIGLGAVFLHLDAELNFYELFQSAIAGVDEDGIAARQKAALAEAGLPEPEWHRAA, from the coding sequence ATGGCGACTGACGGGCGATCGGACAGCGAGCGCAACAGGTTTTCCGGGCGGGCGGCGCGCTATGCCCGGGTCGGGACCGGCATGTCGGGCGTCGCCGCCAAGATGATCGGCGCGCGCTTCTTCGGCATGGATCTGGAGCGCGGCGAGCACGCCGGCGAACTGGCCGCCGCGCTGGGCAACCTCAAGGGCCCGCTGATGAAGGTGGCCCAGCTCCTGTCCACGATCCCCGATGCGCTGCCGCCGGAATATGCGGCGGAGCTGTCCACCCTGCAGTCGGACGCGCCGCCGATGGGCTGGGCCTTCGTGAAGCGCCGGATGGCGGCGGAACTCGGCGCCGACTGGAAATCGAAGTTCGCCTCCTTCGAGCACGAGCCGGCGGCGGCCGCCTCCCTCGGCCAGGTGCATCGGGCCGTCTCCCACGAGGGCACGCGGCTTGCCTGCAAGCTGCAGTATCCGGATATGGATTCCGCCGTCGAGGCGGACCTGAAGCAGCTGTCGTGGATCTTCTCCATCCACCGCCGTATGCGCCCCGCCCTCGACACCAGCCAGATCGCCGAGGAGATCGGCGAGCGCCTGCGCGAAGAGCTGGACTACAAGCGCGAGGCCCGCTCGGCGCGGCTCTACAAGTCGGTCCTGTCCGAGGAGCCCGGCATCAACGTGCCCGACGTGCATGACGAACTCTCGACCCGACGCCTCCTGACGCTGACCTGGCTCGATGGGCGCCGGCTTCTGGAGTTCCGGGACCATTCGCTCGAAGACCGCAACCGGCTGGCCGAGACGCTGTTTCGCGCCTGGTGGCGGCCGTTCGCCCGGGTTGGCGTGATCCACGGCGATCCGCATCTCGGCAACTATTCGGTCTACGAGGAAGAGGGCAGGCCGGCCGGCATCAACCTGCTCGACTATGGCTGCATCCGGATCTTCCCGCCGGCCTTCATCTCCGGCGTGCTGGAGCTCTATCACGGGCTCGCCAACGACGACCGCGACCGGATCGTGGCGGCCTACGAGCGCTGGGGCTTCAAGGGCCTGTCCAACGACCTGATCGACGTCCTCAACATCTGGGCGCGCTTCATTTACGGCCCGCTTCTGGACGACCGGGTGCGCACCATCGCCGACGGCACCAAGCCCGGCGATTACGGCCGCCGCGAGGCGTTCTCGGTGCATCAGGCGCTGAAGGAAAAGGGGCCGGTGACGGTGCCGCGCGAGTTCGTGTTCATGGACCGCGCCGCGATCGGGCTGGGCGCGGTGTTCCTGCACCTCGATGCCGAGCTGAACTTCTACGAACTCTTTCAGTCGGCGATCGCCGGCGTCGACGAAGACGGCATCGCCGCCCGCCAGAAGGCGGCACTGGCGGAAGCCGGACTGCCGGAACCGGAGTGGCACCGGGCGGCGTGA
- a CDS encoding ligase-associated DNA damage response DEXH box helicase: MTARTDAPVSADEAILPEPFAGWFLSRGWTPRPHQLELLARAREGRSALLIAPTGAGKTLAGFLPSLVALHAEKQTRRRPVAREGPHTLYISPLKALAVDIARNLEAPVAEMGLPVSVETRTGDTPASRRQRQKRSPPDILLTTPEQVALLLADPRADRLFSELTTVVLDELHALVTSKRGDLLALGLAGLRRHAPDLRTVGLSATVADPEGLRAWLVPQSGETRRMADIVEVPGGAKPDIRIVEAEERIPWSGHSARWALPAVYEAIRAHKTTLVFVNTRSQAEMLFHELWRINEDTLPIALHHGSLDRGQRRKVEAAMADNRLKAVVCTSTLDLGIDWGDVDLVIHVGAPKGASRLAQRIGRANHRFDEPSKALLVPANRFEVMECRAALDANYLGAQDTPPIRDGALDVLAQHVLGAACSAPFDPAALHAEVTTAYPYRALDRATFDRVVDFVATGGYALRAYERFAKIRKTKDGRYRLSHPSVGQRYRLNVGTIVEAPLVKIRMVSKGKGGLLRGRGRLLGEIEEYFIETMAPGDTFMFAGQVIRFEAMREQEVLVTKARDDTPKIPVYAGGKFPLSTYLAEGVRGLLADEGSWDRLPAQVGEWLAMQKLRSVLPTREELLVETFPRADRHYMVAYPFEGRLAHQTLGMLLTRRLERLGAKPTGFVASDYALAIWGLEDMGAMIARGRMAVSDLFEEDLLGDDLEAWLAESYLLKRTFRACAVVSQLIEQRHTGTEKSGRQVTVSTDLVYDVLRDHEPDHILLKATWADASTGLLDIGRLGEMLSRINGRIVHKHLTRVSPLAVPILLDIGKEAVGGEADESILADSGEALIEEAMA, translated from the coding sequence GTGACCGCCCGCACCGATGCGCCCGTTTCCGCTGATGAGGCGATCCTGCCCGAGCCGTTCGCCGGCTGGTTCCTGTCGCGCGGCTGGACGCCCCGGCCGCATCAGCTGGAGCTGCTCGCCCGGGCGCGCGAGGGCCGATCCGCCCTCCTGATCGCGCCTACCGGGGCCGGCAAAACGCTGGCCGGCTTCCTGCCGAGCCTGGTGGCGCTTCATGCGGAGAAGCAGACGCGGCGCCGGCCGGTGGCGCGGGAAGGCCCGCATACGCTCTATATCTCGCCGCTCAAGGCGCTGGCCGTCGACATCGCCCGCAATCTGGAGGCGCCGGTCGCGGAAATGGGGCTGCCGGTCTCCGTGGAGACCCGGACCGGCGACACGCCCGCCAGCCGCCGCCAGCGCCAGAAACGGTCGCCGCCGGACATCCTGCTGACGACGCCGGAACAGGTCGCGCTGCTTCTGGCCGATCCGCGCGCCGACCGGCTGTTTTCCGAACTGACCACGGTGGTGCTCGACGAGCTGCACGCCCTCGTCACCTCCAAGCGCGGCGATCTCCTGGCGCTGGGGCTGGCCGGGCTCAGGCGGCATGCGCCGGATCTGAGGACGGTGGGCCTGTCGGCGACGGTGGCCGACCCGGAGGGCTTGCGCGCCTGGCTGGTGCCGCAGTCGGGCGAAACAAGGCGGATGGCCGACATCGTCGAGGTGCCGGGCGGCGCCAAGCCGGACATCCGCATCGTGGAGGCGGAGGAGCGCATTCCGTGGTCGGGGCATTCGGCGCGCTGGGCGCTGCCGGCGGTCTACGAGGCGATCCGCGCCCACAAGACGACGCTGGTGTTCGTCAACACCCGCAGCCAGGCGGAGATGCTGTTTCACGAGCTGTGGCGCATCAACGAGGACACGCTGCCGATCGCGCTGCATCACGGGTCGCTGGATCGCGGCCAGCGGCGCAAGGTCGAGGCGGCGATGGCCGACAACCGGCTGAAGGCGGTGGTGTGCACCTCGACGCTCGATCTCGGCATCGACTGGGGCGACGTCGATCTGGTCATTCACGTGGGCGCGCCGAAGGGCGCGAGCCGGCTCGCCCAACGCATCGGCCGCGCCAACCACCGCTTCGACGAGCCGTCCAAGGCGCTGCTGGTGCCGGCCAACCGGTTCGAGGTGATGGAATGCCGGGCGGCGCTGGACGCCAACTATCTGGGCGCCCAGGACACGCCGCCGATCCGCGACGGCGCCCTCGACGTGCTCGCCCAGCACGTGCTGGGGGCGGCCTGTTCGGCACCGTTCGATCCGGCGGCGCTCCACGCCGAGGTGACCACGGCCTATCCCTACCGGGCGCTCGACCGGGCGACGTTCGACCGGGTGGTCGATTTCGTGGCGACCGGCGGCTACGCGCTGCGCGCCTACGAGCGCTTCGCCAAGATCCGGAAGACGAAGGACGGCCGCTACCGGCTCTCCCATCCGAGCGTGGGCCAGCGCTACCGGCTGAACGTGGGCACCATCGTCGAGGCGCCGCTGGTCAAGATCCGGATGGTGTCGAAGGGCAAGGGCGGGCTCTTGCGCGGCCGCGGCCGGCTCCTCGGGGAGATCGAGGAATATTTCATCGAGACCATGGCGCCGGGCGACACCTTCATGTTCGCCGGCCAGGTGATCCGGTTCGAGGCGATGCGCGAGCAGGAGGTGCTGGTCACCAAGGCCCGCGACGACACGCCGAAGATCCCGGTCTATGCCGGCGGCAAGTTTCCGCTGTCCACCTATCTGGCGGAAGGCGTGCGCGGCCTGCTCGCCGACGAGGGGAGCTGGGATAGGCTGCCGGCCCAGGTCGGCGAGTGGCTCGCCATGCAGAAGCTGCGCTCGGTGCTGCCGACCCGCGAGGAACTGCTGGTCGAAACCTTTCCGCGCGCCGACCGGCACTACATGGTGGCCTATCCGTTCGAGGGGCGGCTCGCCCACCAGACGCTCGGCATGCTTCTGACCCGGCGGCTGGAGCGGCTCGGCGCCAAGCCGACCGGGTTCGTTGCCTCCGACTACGCGCTGGCGATCTGGGGGCTGGAGGACATGGGCGCGATGATCGCCCGCGGCCGGATGGCGGTGTCCGATTTGTTCGAGGAGGATCTCCTGGGCGACGACCTGGAGGCGTGGTTGGCGGAGAGCTATCTGCTCAAGCGCACGTTCCGGGCCTGCGCGGTGGTTTCCCAACTCATCGAGCAGCGCCACACCGGCACCGAGAAGTCCGGCCGGCAGGTGACCGTGTCGACCGATCTCGTCTACGACGTGCTGCGCGATCACGAGCCGGACCATATTCTGCTCAAGGCGACCTGGGCCGACGCCTCCACGGGGCTGCTGGACATCGGCCGCCTCGGCGAGATGCTCTCGCGCATCAACGGGCGAATCGTCCATAAACACCTGACCCGGGTCTCGCCGCTCGCCGTGCCGATTTTGCTCGATATCGGCAAGGAAGCCGTCGGCGGAGAGGCCGACGAATCCATCCTGGCGGACTCCGGCGAGGCATTGATCGAGGAAGCAATGGCATGA
- a CDS encoding GFA family protein: MDDASGERGWGLPLAAHCRCGQVAMTVSAPPILTTACHCRGCQRMTGGAYSLSVAIPVNGFQVSGAEPVRGGLKEGPLRHMFCPHCLSWIYTDLTEMGFMNMRAPMLDDPSWVLPFVETQTAERLPGVQTGATISFERFPDMDIWPAIAKRFASEGPRPVS; encoded by the coding sequence ATGGACGATGCGAGCGGCGAGCGGGGCTGGGGCCTGCCTCTTGCGGCGCACTGCCGGTGCGGTCAGGTGGCGATGACGGTCAGCGCGCCGCCGATCCTGACCACGGCATGCCACTGTCGCGGCTGTCAGCGGATGACGGGCGGCGCCTATTCGCTCAGCGTCGCGATCCCTGTGAACGGTTTTCAGGTGAGCGGGGCCGAGCCGGTGCGCGGCGGCCTCAAGGAGGGGCCGCTCAGGCACATGTTCTGCCCGCACTGCCTGTCCTGGATCTACACCGACCTGACGGAAATGGGCTTCATGAACATGCGGGCGCCGATGCTCGACGATCCCTCATGGGTGCTGCCGTTCGTGGAGACCCAGACCGCGGAGCGCCTGCCGGGCGTTCAGACCGGGGCGACAATCTCGTTCGAGCGCTTTCCGGACATGGACATCTGGCCGGCCATCGCCAAGCGGTTTGCCAGCGAGGGGCCGAGACCGGTCTCATGA
- the nth gene encoding endonuclease III, translated as MADSKTSRRTTAAAKPANSARGASGTGTTRRKALSTRRTSYTKAEIEEIFSRFAARDPEPRGELLYVNPFTLLVAVVLSAQATDVGVNKATRGLFAAASTPAEMVALGEEGVREHIRTIGLYRNKAKNVIALSLALIAEHGGEVPHDRDALQALPGVGRKTANVVLNIAFGDPTIAVDTHIFRIANRIGLAPGKTTDAVEAHLEKVIPAAFKQHAHHWLILHGRYVCKARKPDCTACLIADICKSPEKTLPA; from the coding sequence ATGGCAGATTCGAAGACCTCCAGGCGCACGACGGCCGCCGCCAAGCCGGCAAACTCGGCGCGTGGGGCATCCGGCACCGGCACGACCCGCCGCAAAGCGCTCTCGACCCGGCGAACCTCCTACACGAAGGCGGAAATCGAGGAGATCTTTTCCCGCTTCGCCGCCCGCGACCCGGAGCCGCGGGGCGAGCTTCTCTACGTCAACCCGTTCACGCTTCTGGTCGCGGTCGTGCTGTCCGCCCAGGCGACCGACGTCGGCGTGAACAAGGCGACGCGCGGCCTGTTCGCGGCAGCCTCGACGCCTGCGGAAATGGTCGCCCTCGGCGAGGAGGGCGTCCGCGAACACATCCGCACCATCGGGCTCTACCGGAACAAGGCGAAGAACGTGATCGCGCTGTCCCTGGCGCTGATCGCCGAGCACGGCGGCGAGGTGCCCCACGACCGCGACGCGCTCCAGGCGCTTCCCGGCGTCGGCCGCAAGACCGCCAACGTGGTGCTGAACATCGCCTTCGGCGACCCGACCATCGCCGTCGACACCCACATCTTCCGGATCGCCAACCGGATCGGGCTCGCTCCGGGCAAGACGACGGACGCCGTCGAGGCGCACCTGGAAAAGGTGATTCCGGCCGCCTTCAAGCAGCATGCCCATCACTGGCTGATCCTGCACGGGCGCTATGTCTGCAAGGCGCGCAAGCCCGACTGCACGGCCTGCCTGATCGCCGACATCTGCAAGAGCCCCGAAAAGACGCTTCCCGCCTGA
- a CDS encoding alpha,alpha-trehalose-phosphate synthase (UDP-forming): MGRLVVVSNRVGPLQDTGRAGGLAVALVDVLRERGGVWFGWSGKISEEGTFSPLREQSSGNVRVATIDLSETDYNEYYAGYANRCLWPTMHYRLDLTDFDRKFDEGYRRVNERFAARLKPLLEPDDIIWVHDYHFMLLGAQLRAMGVENPIGFFLHIPFPVPEVLTALPNHAGLVRSLLAYDLIGFQSTRDASALRRYLVEEAGADETSDGAMHVLGRKVHLDAFPIGIDAETFAGYAVSGEGQRNFRRLKTLLNGQIQMIGVDRIDYSKGLPERFRAVERLFEDYPENRGRVSFMQVAPPSRSEVRAYSDIQRTLEGLTGRINGKFSDIDWTPISFLTQSLPRRALAGIYRASLIGLVTPLRDGMNLVAKEYVAAQDPEDPGVLVLSRFAGAAEELREALIVNPYSIDAIAEALQTGIRMPQDERKERWERLYGRITKTTAASWSRTFIERLTDAAEHGR, from the coding sequence ATGGGACGCCTGGTCGTTGTATCGAATCGTGTCGGACCGCTGCAGGACACCGGGCGGGCCGGCGGACTCGCCGTCGCCCTGGTCGATGTTCTGAGAGAACGCGGCGGAGTCTGGTTCGGCTGGTCGGGGAAGATTTCCGAGGAAGGCACCTTCTCGCCGTTGCGCGAACAGAGTTCGGGGAACGTCCGCGTCGCCACGATCGACCTGTCGGAAACCGACTACAACGAGTACTACGCCGGCTATGCAAACCGCTGCCTCTGGCCGACCATGCACTACCGGCTCGACCTGACCGATTTCGACCGGAAGTTCGACGAGGGCTATCGGCGCGTCAACGAGCGCTTCGCGGCACGGCTCAAGCCGCTGCTGGAGCCGGACGACATCATCTGGGTGCACGACTACCATTTCATGCTTCTGGGCGCGCAGCTTCGCGCCATGGGGGTGGAGAACCCGATCGGGTTCTTCCTGCACATCCCCTTCCCGGTGCCCGAGGTGCTCACCGCGCTGCCGAACCATGCCGGGCTGGTGCGTTCGCTGCTTGCCTACGACCTGATCGGCTTCCAGTCCACCCGGGACGCCTCGGCGCTCCGGCGGTATCTGGTCGAGGAGGCGGGCGCCGACGAGACCTCCGACGGGGCGATGCACGTGCTCGGCCGCAAGGTGCATCTGGACGCGTTCCCGATCGGCATCGACGCGGAAACCTTTGCCGGCTATGCAGTCTCAGGCGAGGGTCAGCGCAACTTCCGCCGCCTGAAGACGCTGCTGAACGGCCAGATCCAGATGATCGGCGTCGACCGGATCGACTATTCCAAGGGACTGCCGGAACGCTTCCGCGCGGTCGAGCGCCTGTTCGAGGACTATCCGGAGAACCGCGGGCGGGTGTCGTTCATGCAGGTGGCGCCGCCGTCGCGGTCTGAAGTGCGGGCCTATTCCGACATCCAGCGGACGCTGGAGGGCCTCACCGGGCGCATCAACGGCAAGTTCTCCGACATCGACTGGACGCCGATCTCCTTCCTCACCCAATCGCTGCCCCGGCGCGCGCTGGCCGGCATCTACCGGGCGAGCCTGATCGGCCTCGTCACCCCGCTGCGCGACGGCATGAATCTGGTGGCCAAGGAGTACGTCGCCGCGCAGGATCCGGAAGATCCGGGCGTGCTGGTCCTGTCGCGGTTCGCAGGTGCTGCGGAGGAACTGCGCGAGGCGCTGATCGTCAATCCCTATTCCATCGACGCGATCGCCGAGGCGCTCCAGACCGGCATCCGCATGCCTCAGGACGAGCGCAAGGAGCGCTGGGAACGGCTCTATGGCCGGATCACCAAGACCACCGCCGCCAGCTGGTCCCGCACCTTCATCGAGCGGCTGACCGACGCCGCCGAGCACGGACGCTAA
- a CDS encoding glycoside hydrolase family 15 protein, which yields MSSLDLGLIGNCSISVLIDRWARVVWWCLPRFDGDPVFHQLLGSRSGDPADGAFSIEVEGQVRTEQSYITNTAILSTRIYTEDGSSVEILDHAPRFEGRGRMFRPMQFVRQIKPIDGRPRIRIRIRPVFGWARQAPEITSGSNHIRYVGDGMTLRMTTNAPVTYIRNETWFQLDRELALFLGPDETLTDHPVKIAHTFVENTEAYWRGWSRRLGLPREWQEAVIRAAITLKMCTFEETGAIVAAITTSIPEAPNSGRTWDYRYCWLRDAFFVVRALNGLSDLETMENYLRYIQNIIALTEGGHVQPVYGIGLESALVEGTVDLPGYRGMGPVRTGNQAYEHFQHDVYGNIVLGAAQAFFDRRLLRPSGVEDFRLLEKIGERAYELFDKPDAGMWELRTRARVHTSSSLMCWAALDRLAKIANELGLDPKKWRARADEVRDTILERSWNEELGAFAESFEGSDLDAGLLLAAEVGLVSPTDPRFVSTVDKIGEALRHGDHLYRYAIADDFGRPETAFNICTFWYIDALARIGRVEEAREIYESMLACRNHLGLLSEDVDPATGELWGNFPQTYSMVGIINGAMRLSRRWDKMV from the coding sequence ATGAGTTCCCTGGACCTCGGCCTGATAGGCAACTGTTCGATTTCGGTCCTCATCGACCGCTGGGCCCGGGTTGTGTGGTGGTGCCTGCCGCGCTTCGACGGCGACCCGGTGTTCCACCAGCTGCTCGGCAGCCGGTCCGGCGATCCGGCCGACGGTGCGTTCTCGATCGAAGTCGAAGGACAGGTCCGCACCGAGCAGAGCTACATCACCAACACCGCGATCCTCTCCACCAGGATCTACACCGAGGACGGGTCGTCGGTCGAAATCCTGGATCACGCCCCCCGCTTCGAGGGGCGTGGACGGATGTTCCGGCCGATGCAGTTCGTCCGCCAGATCAAGCCCATCGACGGGCGGCCGCGCATCCGCATCCGGATCCGGCCCGTGTTCGGATGGGCCAGACAGGCCCCGGAAATCACCTCCGGCTCCAACCACATCCGCTATGTCGGCGACGGCATGACCCTGCGCATGACGACCAATGCGCCGGTGACCTACATCCGCAACGAGACGTGGTTCCAGCTCGACCGGGAACTGGCCCTCTTCCTCGGCCCCGACGAGACCCTGACAGACCATCCCGTCAAGATCGCCCACACCTTCGTGGAGAACACCGAAGCCTACTGGCGCGGCTGGTCGCGCCGGCTCGGCCTGCCCCGGGAGTGGCAGGAGGCGGTGATCCGCGCGGCGATCACCTTGAAGATGTGCACCTTCGAGGAGACCGGCGCCATCGTGGCGGCGATCACCACCTCCATTCCCGAGGCGCCGAACTCGGGCCGCACCTGGGATTATCGCTACTGCTGGCTGCGCGACGCGTTCTTCGTGGTCCGCGCCCTCAACGGCCTCTCCGATCTGGAGACGATGGAGAACTATCTCCGCTACATCCAGAACATCATCGCGCTGACCGAGGGCGGCCACGTTCAGCCGGTCTACGGGATCGGGCTGGAGAGCGCGCTGGTGGAAGGCACCGTGGATCTGCCCGGATATCGCGGCATGGGTCCGGTCCGGACCGGCAACCAGGCCTACGAGCACTTCCAGCACGACGTCTACGGCAACATCGTTCTCGGCGCGGCCCAGGCCTTTTTCGACCGGCGCCTGCTGCGTCCCTCCGGTGTCGAGGATTTCCGCCTCCTGGAAAAGATCGGCGAGCGCGCCTACGAGCTGTTCGACAAGCCCGATGCCGGCATGTGGGAACTCAGGACCCGGGCGCGCGTGCACACCTCGTCCAGCCTGATGTGCTGGGCCGCCCTGGACCGCCTCGCCAAGATCGCCAACGAGCTGGGGCTGGATCCGAAGAAGTGGCGGGCCCGGGCCGACGAGGTCCGCGACACGATCCTGGAGCGCTCCTGGAACGAGGAACTCGGCGCCTTCGCGGAGAGTTTCGAGGGCAGCGATCTCGACGCCGGCCTGCTTCTGGCCGCCGAGGTCGGGCTGGTCTCCCCCACCGACCCCCGCTTCGTGTCCACGGTGGACAAGATCGGAGAAGCGCTTCGCCATGGCGACCACCTCTATCGCTACGCGATCGCAGACGATTTCGGCCGGCCTGAAACCGCCTTCAATATTTGTACGTTCTGGTACATAGACGCGCTCGCCCGGATCGGTCGCGTCGAAGAAGCGCGGGAGATCTACGAGTCCATGCTGGCGTGCCGGAACCATCTCGGCCTGTTGTCGGAAGACGTCGACCCGGCCACCGGCGAACTCTGGGGGAATTTTCCGCAGACATATTCTATGGTCGGCATAATCAACGGCGCCATGCGGCTCAGCCGGCGTTGGGACAAGATGGTCTGA
- the otsB gene encoding trehalose-phosphatase produces MSLPPIPPSPAVFLDFDGTLVGFADAPDAIEVDPDLVDLLGRLRGRTDGALAVVTGRRVDEIDRFLKPLVLPVAGLHGIERRSHEDAEILSLPSSEQVRRLRDRLQTMSILGDGVNLEDKGSGLAVHYRLAPHAEADVKAALRDAVSDLEELHLIEGKMVVEAKRSDVNKGVAIADFMELPDFRNRIPVFLGDDVTDEDGFHLVDRLGGVTVKVGDGPSHARYRLANHQAVLDWLDRITKSETSIVP; encoded by the coding sequence ATGAGCTTACCGCCGATTCCGCCCTCGCCGGCCGTGTTCCTGGACTTCGACGGCACCCTGGTCGGCTTTGCCGACGCGCCGGACGCGATCGAGGTCGATCCGGATCTCGTGGACCTCCTGGGGCGTTTGCGCGGGCGGACCGACGGCGCGCTCGCCGTCGTCACCGGTCGCCGGGTCGATGAGATCGACCGTTTCCTGAAGCCCCTGGTCCTGCCGGTCGCCGGCCTGCACGGCATCGAACGGCGGTCCCACGAGGACGCGGAGATCCTCTCGCTTCCCAGTTCCGAGCAGGTGCGCCGGTTGCGCGACCGGCTGCAGACCATGTCGATTCTCGGAGACGGGGTGAACCTGGAAGACAAGGGCAGCGGCCTGGCCGTCCACTACCGCCTCGCACCCCACGCCGAAGCGGACGTGAAGGCCGCGCTTCGCGATGCCGTCAGCGATCTGGAAGAGCTGCACCTGATCGAAGGCAAGATGGTGGTCGAGGCCAAGCGGAGCGACGTCAACAAGGGCGTCGCGATCGCGGACTTCATGGAGCTGCCGGATTTCCGCAACCGCATCCCGGTCTTTCTCGGCGACGACGTCACCGACGAGGACGGCTTCCATCTGGTGGATCGCCTCGGCGGCGTCACCGTGAAAGTCGGCGACGGGCCCAGCCATGCCCGCTACCGTCTGGCCAACCATCAGGCCGTACTGGACTGGCTCGACCGGATCACGAAATCGGAGACATCGATCGTTCCATGA